A genomic segment from Gossypium hirsutum isolate 1008001.06 chromosome D04, Gossypium_hirsutum_v2.1, whole genome shotgun sequence encodes:
- the LOC107899752 gene encoding cyclic nucleotide-gated ion channel 17 produces MELKKDKLVRFYSDGKRHKETQWGKNDPSFLEKSSSGYKISFSSVLKPEIGMDGGRNRLPEMGKIGRSKVLPQDNALWYKRILDPGSEIVLQWNWVFIISCLVALFIDPLYFYLPAVGGDAKTSCVKTDTNLRIVVTCFRTVADIFYLLHIIIKFRTGYVAPNSSTRVFGRGELVMDPKKIARRYLGSDFFIDFIATLPLPQIVIWFIIPATRSPRTDHKNNALALIVLIQYIPRLYLIFPLSSQIIKATGVVTKTAWAGAAYNLLLYMLASHVVGAAWYVLSVDRYTSCWKKICKKEFPPHRCNLSYLDCDTFGRSDRNTWAKVTDVFKQCDPNNDIDFQYGIFESAVKKNVVKKGFLEKYFYCLWWGLQQLSSYGQNLSTSTFIGETLFAILISILGLVLFAHLIGNMQTYLQSLTVRLEEWRLKRRDTEEWMSHRQLPEDLRHRIRRFVQYKWLATRGVNEEAILHGLPADLRRDIQRHLCLDLVRRVPFFSQMDDQLLDAICERLVSSLSTEGTYLVREGDPVTEMLFIIRGRLESSTTNGGRTGFFNSIVLRPGDFCGEELLAWALLPKSTLNLPSSTRTVRALVEVEAFALRAEDLKFVANQFRRLHSKKLQHTFRFYSHHWRTWAACFIQAAWRRYKRRMMENSLMTESLSLDEKEEDETGQEKEKNFIVGSNPSQAKLNLGVTILASRFAANTRRGAQKIKDVEMPKLQKPEEPDFSAEPDDD; encoded by the exons ATGGAGTTGAAGAAGGACAAGCTTGTCAG GTTCTACTCTGATGGAAAACGACATAAAGAAACACAATGGGGAAAGAATGACCCATCATTCCTTGAAAAGTCATCTTCTGGGTACAAGATTTCATTTTCTTCAGTGCTAAAACCGGAGATTGGAATGGATGGAGGAAGAAATAGACTTCCTGAAATGGGGAAAATCGGACGGTCAAAGGTTTTGCCACAGGACAATGCACTTTGGTACAAGAGAATTCTTGATCCTGGCAGTGAGATTGTATTGCAATGGAACTGGGTTTTCATTATTTCATGTTTGGTGGCACTTTTCATCGACCCATTGTATTTTTATTTGCCTGCCGTTGGAGGGGATGCAAAGACCTCATGCGTAAAGACAGATACAAACTTGCGAATAGTTGTTACCTGCTTTCGAACTGTTGCCGATATTTTTTATTTGCTGCACataatcataaaatttagaaCAGGTTATGTTGCACCAAACTCATCAACTAGAGTGTTTGGAAGGGGTGAACTTGTAATGGACCCTAAGAAGATTGCACGGAGGTATCTTGGATCTGATTTCTTCATTGATTTCATTGCAACACTTCCTCTTCCTCAG ATAGTTATCTGGTTTATCATTCCAGCAACAAGAAGTCCTCGGACTGATCATAAAAACAATGCCCTTGCATTAATTGTTCTGATTCAGTACATTCCCAGATTGTATTTGATTTTTCCTTTAAGTTCTCAAATTATTAAAGCAACTGGAGTGGTTACAAAGACGGCGTGGGCGGGTGCTGCCTACAATCTTCTCTTATACATGTTAGCTAGTCAT GTCGTAGGGGCAGCATGGTATGTGCTCTCTGTTGACAGGTATACTTCATGCTGGAAGAAAATTTGCAAAAAGGAATTTCCTCCTCACAGATGTAACCTGTCCTATTTAGATTGCGACACTTTTGGCCGTAGTGATCGCAATACGTGGGCAAAAGTCACAGATGTGTTCAAGCAATGTGACCCCAACAATGATATTGATTTCCAGTATGGCATATTTGAAAGTGCAGTAAAAAAGAATGTCGTCAAAAAGGGCTTTCTTGAGAAGTATTTCTATTGCTTATGGTGGGGCTTACAGCAACTTAg TTCATATGGCCAGAATTTGTCAACAAGCACTTTTATTGGGGAGACCCTATTTGCTATACTTATTTCTATCCTGGGTCTTGTTCTGTTTGCCCACTTGATTGGCAACATGCAG ACTTATTTGCAATCCCTCACAGTAAGACTAGAGGAATGGAGACTTAAGCGAAGGGACACTGAGGAGTGGATGAGCCATCGCCAACTCCCTGAAGATTTAAGACATCGTATTAGACGTTTTGTTCAGTATAAATGGCTTGCAACTCGGGGAGTTAATGAAGAAGCCATCTTGCATGGCTTACCTGCTGATCTTCGTCGTGATATTCAACGCCACTTATGCTTGGACCTTGTTCGACGT GTCCCTTTCTTCTCCCAAATGGATGATCAGCTGCTTGATGCAATATGTGAACGCCTAGTATCGTCCTTGAGCACTGAGGGTACTTATCTTGTTCGTGAGGGTGACCCTGTGACAGAGATGCTTTTCATTATTAGAGGTAGATTAGAGAGTTCTACAACAAATGGTGGTCGAACTGGTTTCTTCAACTCAATTGTGTTGAGACCTGGAGATTTTTGTGGAGAGGAACTGCTTGCATGGGCTTTGCTACCAAAATCCACCCTGAACTTACCCTCTTCAACAAGAACAGTCAGAGCTTTAGTTGAGGTTGAAGCATTTGCACTACGTGCTGAAGATCTCAAGTTCGTAGCAAACCAATTTAGACGGCTTCATAGCAAGAAATTACAGCATACCTTCCGGTTTTACTCCCACCATTGGAGGACATGGGCAGCCTGCTTCATACAGGCTGCTTGGCGTCGGTACAAAAGGAGGATGATGGAGAACAGTCTGATGACAGAATCACTTTCTTTGGATGAGAAAGAGGAAGATGAGACGGGGCAGGAGAAAGAGAAGAATTTCATCGTAGGCTCCAATCCTTCTCAGGCAAAACTGAACCTTGGAGTCACAATATTAGCATCGAGGTTTGCAGCAAACACTAGGAGAGGAGCTCAAAAAATCAAAGATGTTGAGATGCCTAAATTGCAAAAACCAGAGGAACCCGACTTTTCTGCGGAGCCCGATGATGACTGA